The following proteins are co-located in the Silene latifolia isolate original U9 population chromosome 1, ASM4854445v1, whole genome shotgun sequence genome:
- the LOC141617069 gene encoding uncharacterized protein LOC141617069 isoform X1, whose product MSGGFFRGTTADQDTRFSNKQAKLLKSQKFAPELEHLVDVSKVKMDVIKPWIAKRVTEFLGGFEDEVLINFIYGLLEGKEINGKAVQIQLTGFMEKNTGKFMKELWALLISAQNNASGVPQQFLDAKEEETKKKKAESDRITGEIQKRKERETEEEKKRKMDGGLDNSSSEESNRRRERGSDSHDGDHNGADVRNGFRGRNRSPRLPYPSDRPPSPHRGRRSLSVSKSFSNSRSYSKERSISKSISPRPRKYSVSPETVHRTPPKSVSPRKPIARGSTSPRRRPHSGRSPSPTRRRFHSPLRRRSPSPFRRRSRSPLRRRSPPRRRRSPSPWRRRSPSPRRRRSPPPIRQRRRRSTSSPRSRSPVKRRSPYGGGRRYQSPVRRRSPYPGRRVSPSPDRSPLPRRHRSPSPRRRRSPSPVRRRSPYAVQRRSPVRVRRRSPTQSPSRSVSPANRSSASPARDSSASPIKMKSPGERARLNDRDRAEPLLVTRRQSMAMSPQRDHSDISRSRRKVPSVSPSPSLEKSPTYMESPKQKTRSSGDNRRLASPLREVKGQRVRRSSPQNKDEESQHSRKGEQSEHKSTERGSDWPYRGKKQEPYDKPAGRVRDITDLGQKDTKTTRKGLIDSLEVTPEEANGAKRSPRKDSVSRAKDVTSHPDNATKSDEKIGSLSKDTGDTSRPDALVNPRKKRRSPSVSSDSESELSENHKLEVTGKRKHKRSSKREAVSDDTSSESEVEDRKEAKRRKKEEKKSRKEERRRRRDERRRRREEKRASRRKQKSKDADALSPDLKKHEKVDKASNGERMPAKYSSEEETESQKKKLEIELREKALESLRAKKGIRH is encoded by the exons atgTCGGGCGGCTTCTTCCGG GGTACGACGGCCGATCAAGATACTCGGTTTTCGAACAAGCAAGCAAAGCTGCTTAAATCGCAGAAATTTGCTCCTGAATTGGAGCACCTG GTTGATGTTTCAAAAGTCAAGATGGACGTTATTAAGCCGTGGATAGCGAAAAGAGTTACTGAATTTCTTGGCGGATTTGAAGATGAAGTGCTTATTAACTTCATCTATGGTCTTCTGGAAGGAAAG GAAATTAACGGAAAAGCTGTTCAAATTCAACTTACGGGTTTCATGGAAAAAAATACGGGTAAATTTATGAAAGAACTATGGGCACTTCTGATCAGTGCTCAGAACAATGCCAGTGGTGTTCCGCAACAATTTCTTGATGCTAAAGAGGAGGAAACCAAGAAGAAAAAG GCGGAATCTGATCGTATAACAGGTGAAATACAGAAAAGGAAAGAGAGGGAAACCGAGGaagagaaaaagaggaaaatg GATGGTGGGCTTGACAATAGCTCTTCTGAGGAATCAAATAGGAGGCGGGAACGAGGTTCAGATTCTCACGATGGAGACCATAATGGAGCTGATGTTCGAAATGGATTTAGAGGAAGAAACAG GTCTCCCAGGTTGCCGTATCCATCTGATCGACCCCCTTCACCGCATCG TGGTCGGCGTTCTCTGTCAGTTAGCAAGTCATTTTCAAATTCTAGAAGTTACTCAAA AGAACGAAGTATATCAAAAAGTATCTCTCCAAGGCCACGAAAGTATTCGGTTTCTCCAGAAACTGTGCATCGAACTCCTCCAAAGTCTGTTTCTCCCAGGAAACCAATAGCTCGGGGGTCTACTTCTCCAAGGCGTAGACCTCATTCTGGAAGATCTCCATCGCCAACGAGGCGCAGATTTCACTCTCCACTACGCCGGAGGTCTCCTTCTCCTTTTAGACGTCGGTCACGGTCACCTTTGCGCCGTCGTTCTCCTCCTCGACGTCGCCGTTCTCCCTCTCCATGGCGGAGACGATCACCTTCTCCTAGACGACGCAGGTCTCCTCCTCCTATTCGTCAGCGGAGACGAAGGTCTACATCAAGTCCTAGATCTCGGTCTCCTGTTAAGCGCAGATCTCCATATGGCGGCGGACGTCGGTACCAATCACCTGTTAGGAGAAGGTCTCCATACCCAGGTCGTCGTGTGTCCCCATCTCCAGATAGATCTCCATTGCCAAGGAGGCATAGGTCTCCATCTCCTAGGAGGCGTAGGTCTCCGTCTCCTGTGCGTCGTAGATCGCCGTATGCAGTACAAAGACGGTCACCTGTTCGAGTTCGTAGAAGGTCGCCTACTCAATCGCCAAGCAGGTCAGTCTCACCTGCTAACCGCAGCTCTGCATCACCTGCTAGAGACAGTTCTGCTTCGCCAATTAAGATGAAATCACCTGGAGAAAGAGCTAG ATTGAATGATCGTGATCGTGCTGAGCCTTTACTGGTGACCCGTAGACAATCAATGGCAATGTCTCCCCAAAGAGACCATTCCGATATTAGTCGTTCACGCCGGAAAGTACCATCAGTATCACCCTCACCATCACTAGAGAAGTCCCCAACATACATGGAGTCTCCTAAACAAAAGACCAGAAGCTCTGGTGATAATAGAAG GTTAGCTAGTCCTCTCCGTGAAGTGAAGGGTCAAAGAGTTCGTCGCAGCAGTCCACAGAATAAGGATGAGGAGTCTCAACATTCCAG GAAGGGAGAACAGAGTGAGCACAAGTCAACAGAAAGAGGATCTGATTGGCCCTACAGAGGCAAGAAACAGGAGCCTTATGATAAGCCTGCTGGCCGCGTCCGTGATATTACTGACTTAGGACAAAAAGATACTAAGACGACCAG GAAGGGCTTGATTGACAGTTTGGAAGTTACGCCTGAAGAAGCCAATGGTGCAAAAAGGTCACCACGTAAAGATTCTGTATCAAGGGCAAAGGATGTTACATCACACCCTGATAATGCTACGAAGTCGGACGAAAAGATAGGTTCCCTTTCGAAAGATACTGGGGATACCAGCAGGCCAGATGCCTTGGTGAATCCACGCAAAAAACGGAGAAGCCCTAGTGTCTCTTCTGATTCTGAATCCGAATTAAGTGAAAATCACAAACTGGAAGTTACTGGTAAGCGGAAGCATAAAAGGTCAAGTAAACGGGAAGCGGTCTCAGATGATACTAGTTCAGAGTCTGAGGTTGAGGATAGGAAGGAAGCTAAGAGGagaaagaaggaagaaaagaagtcACGCAAAGAGGAGCGCCGTCGCCGTCGTGATGAGCGGCGTCGGAGAAGGGAAGAAAAGCGTGCTAGCAGACGGAAACAGAAGTCAAAGGATGCTGATGCTTTGTCTCCTGACTTGAAGAAACATGAGAAGGTTGACAAAGCTTCAAATGGTGAACGTATGCCAGCTAAGTATTCAAGTGAGGAAGAGACTGAATCACAAAAGAAGAAACTTGAGATTGAGCTTCGCGAAAAGGCCCTTGAATCTCTTAGAGCAAAGAAGGGCATCCGCCATTAA
- the LOC141617069 gene encoding uncharacterized protein LOC141617069 isoform X2, protein MSGGFFRGTTADQDTRFSNKQAKLLKSQKFAPELEHLVDVSKVKMDVIKPWIAKRVTEFLGGFEDEVLINFIYGLLEGKEINGKAVQIQLTGFMEKNTGKFMKELWALLISAQNNASGVPQQFLDAKEEETKKKKAESDRITGEIQKRKERETEEEKKRKMDGGLDNSSSEESNRRRERGSDSHDGDHNGADVRNGFRGRNRSPRLPYPSDRPPSPHRGRRSLSVSKSFSNSRSYSKERSISKSISPRPRKYSVSPETVHRTPPKSVSPRKPIARGSTSPRRRPHSGRSPSPTRRRFHSPLRRRSPSPFRRRSRSPLRRRSPPRRRRSPSPWRRRSPSPRRRRSPPPIRQRRRRSTSSPRSRSPVKRRSPYGGGRRYQSPVRRRSPYPGRRVSPSPDRSPLPRRHRSPSPRRRRSPSPVRRRSPYAVQRRSPVRVRRRSPTQSPSRSVSPANRSSASPARDSSASPIKMKSPGERARLNDRDRAEPLLVTRRQSMAMSPQRDHSDISRSRRKVPSVSPSPSLEKSPTYMESPKQKTRSSGDNRRLASPLREVKGQRVRRSSPQNKDEESQHSRKGEQSEHKSTERGSDWPYRGKKQEPYDKPAGRVRDITDLGQKDTKTTSLEVTPEEANGAKRSPRKDSVSRAKDVTSHPDNATKSDEKIGSLSKDTGDTSRPDALVNPRKKRRSPSVSSDSESELSENHKLEVTGKRKHKRSSKREAVSDDTSSESEVEDRKEAKRRKKEEKKSRKEERRRRRDERRRRREEKRASRRKQKSKDADALSPDLKKHEKVDKASNGERMPAKYSSEEETESQKKKLEIELREKALESLRAKKGIRH, encoded by the exons atgTCGGGCGGCTTCTTCCGG GGTACGACGGCCGATCAAGATACTCGGTTTTCGAACAAGCAAGCAAAGCTGCTTAAATCGCAGAAATTTGCTCCTGAATTGGAGCACCTG GTTGATGTTTCAAAAGTCAAGATGGACGTTATTAAGCCGTGGATAGCGAAAAGAGTTACTGAATTTCTTGGCGGATTTGAAGATGAAGTGCTTATTAACTTCATCTATGGTCTTCTGGAAGGAAAG GAAATTAACGGAAAAGCTGTTCAAATTCAACTTACGGGTTTCATGGAAAAAAATACGGGTAAATTTATGAAAGAACTATGGGCACTTCTGATCAGTGCTCAGAACAATGCCAGTGGTGTTCCGCAACAATTTCTTGATGCTAAAGAGGAGGAAACCAAGAAGAAAAAG GCGGAATCTGATCGTATAACAGGTGAAATACAGAAAAGGAAAGAGAGGGAAACCGAGGaagagaaaaagaggaaaatg GATGGTGGGCTTGACAATAGCTCTTCTGAGGAATCAAATAGGAGGCGGGAACGAGGTTCAGATTCTCACGATGGAGACCATAATGGAGCTGATGTTCGAAATGGATTTAGAGGAAGAAACAG GTCTCCCAGGTTGCCGTATCCATCTGATCGACCCCCTTCACCGCATCG TGGTCGGCGTTCTCTGTCAGTTAGCAAGTCATTTTCAAATTCTAGAAGTTACTCAAA AGAACGAAGTATATCAAAAAGTATCTCTCCAAGGCCACGAAAGTATTCGGTTTCTCCAGAAACTGTGCATCGAACTCCTCCAAAGTCTGTTTCTCCCAGGAAACCAATAGCTCGGGGGTCTACTTCTCCAAGGCGTAGACCTCATTCTGGAAGATCTCCATCGCCAACGAGGCGCAGATTTCACTCTCCACTACGCCGGAGGTCTCCTTCTCCTTTTAGACGTCGGTCACGGTCACCTTTGCGCCGTCGTTCTCCTCCTCGACGTCGCCGTTCTCCCTCTCCATGGCGGAGACGATCACCTTCTCCTAGACGACGCAGGTCTCCTCCTCCTATTCGTCAGCGGAGACGAAGGTCTACATCAAGTCCTAGATCTCGGTCTCCTGTTAAGCGCAGATCTCCATATGGCGGCGGACGTCGGTACCAATCACCTGTTAGGAGAAGGTCTCCATACCCAGGTCGTCGTGTGTCCCCATCTCCAGATAGATCTCCATTGCCAAGGAGGCATAGGTCTCCATCTCCTAGGAGGCGTAGGTCTCCGTCTCCTGTGCGTCGTAGATCGCCGTATGCAGTACAAAGACGGTCACCTGTTCGAGTTCGTAGAAGGTCGCCTACTCAATCGCCAAGCAGGTCAGTCTCACCTGCTAACCGCAGCTCTGCATCACCTGCTAGAGACAGTTCTGCTTCGCCAATTAAGATGAAATCACCTGGAGAAAGAGCTAG ATTGAATGATCGTGATCGTGCTGAGCCTTTACTGGTGACCCGTAGACAATCAATGGCAATGTCTCCCCAAAGAGACCATTCCGATATTAGTCGTTCACGCCGGAAAGTACCATCAGTATCACCCTCACCATCACTAGAGAAGTCCCCAACATACATGGAGTCTCCTAAACAAAAGACCAGAAGCTCTGGTGATAATAGAAG GTTAGCTAGTCCTCTCCGTGAAGTGAAGGGTCAAAGAGTTCGTCGCAGCAGTCCACAGAATAAGGATGAGGAGTCTCAACATTCCAG GAAGGGAGAACAGAGTGAGCACAAGTCAACAGAAAGAGGATCTGATTGGCCCTACAGAGGCAAGAAACAGGAGCCTTATGATAAGCCTGCTGGCCGCGTCCGTGATATTACTGACTTAGGACAAAAAGATACTAAGACGACCAG TTTGGAAGTTACGCCTGAAGAAGCCAATGGTGCAAAAAGGTCACCACGTAAAGATTCTGTATCAAGGGCAAAGGATGTTACATCACACCCTGATAATGCTACGAAGTCGGACGAAAAGATAGGTTCCCTTTCGAAAGATACTGGGGATACCAGCAGGCCAGATGCCTTGGTGAATCCACGCAAAAAACGGAGAAGCCCTAGTGTCTCTTCTGATTCTGAATCCGAATTAAGTGAAAATCACAAACTGGAAGTTACTGGTAAGCGGAAGCATAAAAGGTCAAGTAAACGGGAAGCGGTCTCAGATGATACTAGTTCAGAGTCTGAGGTTGAGGATAGGAAGGAAGCTAAGAGGagaaagaaggaagaaaagaagtcACGCAAAGAGGAGCGCCGTCGCCGTCGTGATGAGCGGCGTCGGAGAAGGGAAGAAAAGCGTGCTAGCAGACGGAAACAGAAGTCAAAGGATGCTGATGCTTTGTCTCCTGACTTGAAGAAACATGAGAAGGTTGACAAAGCTTCAAATGGTGAACGTATGCCAGCTAAGTATTCAAGTGAGGAAGAGACTGAATCACAAAAGAAGAAACTTGAGATTGAGCTTCGCGAAAAGGCCCTTGAATCTCTTAGAGCAAAGAAGGGCATCCGCCATTAA
- the LOC141617069 gene encoding uncharacterized protein LOC141617069 isoform X3, giving the protein MSGGFFRGTTADQDTRFSNKQAKLLKSQKFAPELEHLVDVSKVKMDVIKPWIAKRVTEFLGGFEDEVLINFIYGLLEGKEINGKAVQIQLTGFMEKNTGKFMKELWALLISAQNNASGVPQQFLDAKEEETKKKKAESDRITGEIQKRKERETEEEKKRKMDGGLDNSSSEESNRRRERGSDSHDGDHNGADVRNGFRGRNRSPRLPYPSDRPPSPHRERSISKSISPRPRKYSVSPETVHRTPPKSVSPRKPIARGSTSPRRRPHSGRSPSPTRRRFHSPLRRRSPSPFRRRSRSPLRRRSPPRRRRSPSPWRRRSPSPRRRRSPPPIRQRRRRSTSSPRSRSPVKRRSPYGGGRRYQSPVRRRSPYPGRRVSPSPDRSPLPRRHRSPSPRRRRSPSPVRRRSPYAVQRRSPVRVRRRSPTQSPSRSVSPANRSSASPARDSSASPIKMKSPGERARLNDRDRAEPLLVTRRQSMAMSPQRDHSDISRSRRKVPSVSPSPSLEKSPTYMESPKQKTRSSGDNRRLASPLREVKGQRVRRSSPQNKDEESQHSRKGEQSEHKSTERGSDWPYRGKKQEPYDKPAGRVRDITDLGQKDTKTTRKGLIDSLEVTPEEANGAKRSPRKDSVSRAKDVTSHPDNATKSDEKIGSLSKDTGDTSRPDALVNPRKKRRSPSVSSDSESELSENHKLEVTGKRKHKRSSKREAVSDDTSSESEVEDRKEAKRRKKEEKKSRKEERRRRRDERRRRREEKRASRRKQKSKDADALSPDLKKHEKVDKASNGERMPAKYSSEEETESQKKKLEIELREKALESLRAKKGIRH; this is encoded by the exons atgTCGGGCGGCTTCTTCCGG GGTACGACGGCCGATCAAGATACTCGGTTTTCGAACAAGCAAGCAAAGCTGCTTAAATCGCAGAAATTTGCTCCTGAATTGGAGCACCTG GTTGATGTTTCAAAAGTCAAGATGGACGTTATTAAGCCGTGGATAGCGAAAAGAGTTACTGAATTTCTTGGCGGATTTGAAGATGAAGTGCTTATTAACTTCATCTATGGTCTTCTGGAAGGAAAG GAAATTAACGGAAAAGCTGTTCAAATTCAACTTACGGGTTTCATGGAAAAAAATACGGGTAAATTTATGAAAGAACTATGGGCACTTCTGATCAGTGCTCAGAACAATGCCAGTGGTGTTCCGCAACAATTTCTTGATGCTAAAGAGGAGGAAACCAAGAAGAAAAAG GCGGAATCTGATCGTATAACAGGTGAAATACAGAAAAGGAAAGAGAGGGAAACCGAGGaagagaaaaagaggaaaatg GATGGTGGGCTTGACAATAGCTCTTCTGAGGAATCAAATAGGAGGCGGGAACGAGGTTCAGATTCTCACGATGGAGACCATAATGGAGCTGATGTTCGAAATGGATTTAGAGGAAGAAACAG GTCTCCCAGGTTGCCGTATCCATCTGATCGACCCCCTTCACCGCATCG AGAACGAAGTATATCAAAAAGTATCTCTCCAAGGCCACGAAAGTATTCGGTTTCTCCAGAAACTGTGCATCGAACTCCTCCAAAGTCTGTTTCTCCCAGGAAACCAATAGCTCGGGGGTCTACTTCTCCAAGGCGTAGACCTCATTCTGGAAGATCTCCATCGCCAACGAGGCGCAGATTTCACTCTCCACTACGCCGGAGGTCTCCTTCTCCTTTTAGACGTCGGTCACGGTCACCTTTGCGCCGTCGTTCTCCTCCTCGACGTCGCCGTTCTCCCTCTCCATGGCGGAGACGATCACCTTCTCCTAGACGACGCAGGTCTCCTCCTCCTATTCGTCAGCGGAGACGAAGGTCTACATCAAGTCCTAGATCTCGGTCTCCTGTTAAGCGCAGATCTCCATATGGCGGCGGACGTCGGTACCAATCACCTGTTAGGAGAAGGTCTCCATACCCAGGTCGTCGTGTGTCCCCATCTCCAGATAGATCTCCATTGCCAAGGAGGCATAGGTCTCCATCTCCTAGGAGGCGTAGGTCTCCGTCTCCTGTGCGTCGTAGATCGCCGTATGCAGTACAAAGACGGTCACCTGTTCGAGTTCGTAGAAGGTCGCCTACTCAATCGCCAAGCAGGTCAGTCTCACCTGCTAACCGCAGCTCTGCATCACCTGCTAGAGACAGTTCTGCTTCGCCAATTAAGATGAAATCACCTGGAGAAAGAGCTAG ATTGAATGATCGTGATCGTGCTGAGCCTTTACTGGTGACCCGTAGACAATCAATGGCAATGTCTCCCCAAAGAGACCATTCCGATATTAGTCGTTCACGCCGGAAAGTACCATCAGTATCACCCTCACCATCACTAGAGAAGTCCCCAACATACATGGAGTCTCCTAAACAAAAGACCAGAAGCTCTGGTGATAATAGAAG GTTAGCTAGTCCTCTCCGTGAAGTGAAGGGTCAAAGAGTTCGTCGCAGCAGTCCACAGAATAAGGATGAGGAGTCTCAACATTCCAG GAAGGGAGAACAGAGTGAGCACAAGTCAACAGAAAGAGGATCTGATTGGCCCTACAGAGGCAAGAAACAGGAGCCTTATGATAAGCCTGCTGGCCGCGTCCGTGATATTACTGACTTAGGACAAAAAGATACTAAGACGACCAG GAAGGGCTTGATTGACAGTTTGGAAGTTACGCCTGAAGAAGCCAATGGTGCAAAAAGGTCACCACGTAAAGATTCTGTATCAAGGGCAAAGGATGTTACATCACACCCTGATAATGCTACGAAGTCGGACGAAAAGATAGGTTCCCTTTCGAAAGATACTGGGGATACCAGCAGGCCAGATGCCTTGGTGAATCCACGCAAAAAACGGAGAAGCCCTAGTGTCTCTTCTGATTCTGAATCCGAATTAAGTGAAAATCACAAACTGGAAGTTACTGGTAAGCGGAAGCATAAAAGGTCAAGTAAACGGGAAGCGGTCTCAGATGATACTAGTTCAGAGTCTGAGGTTGAGGATAGGAAGGAAGCTAAGAGGagaaagaaggaagaaaagaagtcACGCAAAGAGGAGCGCCGTCGCCGTCGTGATGAGCGGCGTCGGAGAAGGGAAGAAAAGCGTGCTAGCAGACGGAAACAGAAGTCAAAGGATGCTGATGCTTTGTCTCCTGACTTGAAGAAACATGAGAAGGTTGACAAAGCTTCAAATGGTGAACGTATGCCAGCTAAGTATTCAAGTGAGGAAGAGACTGAATCACAAAAGAAGAAACTTGAGATTGAGCTTCGCGAAAAGGCCCTTGAATCTCTTAGAGCAAAGAAGGGCATCCGCCATTAA
- the LOC141617069 gene encoding uncharacterized protein LOC141617069 isoform X4: MSGGFFRGTTADQDTRFSNKQAKLLKSQKFAPELEHLVDVSKVKMDVIKPWIAKRVTEFLGGFEDEVLINFIYGLLEGKEINGKAVQIQLTGFMEKNTGKFMKELWALLISAQNNASGVPQQFLDAKEEETKKKKAESDRITGEIQKRKERETEEEKKRKMDGGLDNSSSEESNRRRERGSDSHDGDHNGADVRNGFRGRNRSPRLPYPSDRPPSPHRERSISKSISPRPRKYSVSPETVHRTPPKSVSPRKPIARGSTSPRRRPHSGRSPSPTRRRFHSPLRRRSPSPFRRRSRSPLRRRSPPRRRRSPSPWRRRSPSPRRRRSPPPIRQRRRRSTSSPRSRSPVKRRSPYGGGRRYQSPVRRRSPYPGRRVSPSPDRSPLPRRHRSPSPRRRRSPSPVRRRSPYAVQRRSPVRVRRRSPTQSPSRSVSPANRSSASPARDSSASPIKMKSPGERARLNDRDRAEPLLVTRRQSMAMSPQRDHSDISRSRRKVPSVSPSPSLEKSPTYMESPKQKTRSSGDNRRLASPLREVKGQRVRRSSPQNKDEESQHSRKGEQSEHKSTERGSDWPYRGKKQEPYDKPAGRVRDITDLGQKDTKTTSLEVTPEEANGAKRSPRKDSVSRAKDVTSHPDNATKSDEKIGSLSKDTGDTSRPDALVNPRKKRRSPSVSSDSESELSENHKLEVTGKRKHKRSSKREAVSDDTSSESEVEDRKEAKRRKKEEKKSRKEERRRRRDERRRRREEKRASRRKQKSKDADALSPDLKKHEKVDKASNGERMPAKYSSEEETESQKKKLEIELREKALESLRAKKGIRH, from the exons atgTCGGGCGGCTTCTTCCGG GGTACGACGGCCGATCAAGATACTCGGTTTTCGAACAAGCAAGCAAAGCTGCTTAAATCGCAGAAATTTGCTCCTGAATTGGAGCACCTG GTTGATGTTTCAAAAGTCAAGATGGACGTTATTAAGCCGTGGATAGCGAAAAGAGTTACTGAATTTCTTGGCGGATTTGAAGATGAAGTGCTTATTAACTTCATCTATGGTCTTCTGGAAGGAAAG GAAATTAACGGAAAAGCTGTTCAAATTCAACTTACGGGTTTCATGGAAAAAAATACGGGTAAATTTATGAAAGAACTATGGGCACTTCTGATCAGTGCTCAGAACAATGCCAGTGGTGTTCCGCAACAATTTCTTGATGCTAAAGAGGAGGAAACCAAGAAGAAAAAG GCGGAATCTGATCGTATAACAGGTGAAATACAGAAAAGGAAAGAGAGGGAAACCGAGGaagagaaaaagaggaaaatg GATGGTGGGCTTGACAATAGCTCTTCTGAGGAATCAAATAGGAGGCGGGAACGAGGTTCAGATTCTCACGATGGAGACCATAATGGAGCTGATGTTCGAAATGGATTTAGAGGAAGAAACAG GTCTCCCAGGTTGCCGTATCCATCTGATCGACCCCCTTCACCGCATCG AGAACGAAGTATATCAAAAAGTATCTCTCCAAGGCCACGAAAGTATTCGGTTTCTCCAGAAACTGTGCATCGAACTCCTCCAAAGTCTGTTTCTCCCAGGAAACCAATAGCTCGGGGGTCTACTTCTCCAAGGCGTAGACCTCATTCTGGAAGATCTCCATCGCCAACGAGGCGCAGATTTCACTCTCCACTACGCCGGAGGTCTCCTTCTCCTTTTAGACGTCGGTCACGGTCACCTTTGCGCCGTCGTTCTCCTCCTCGACGTCGCCGTTCTCCCTCTCCATGGCGGAGACGATCACCTTCTCCTAGACGACGCAGGTCTCCTCCTCCTATTCGTCAGCGGAGACGAAGGTCTACATCAAGTCCTAGATCTCGGTCTCCTGTTAAGCGCAGATCTCCATATGGCGGCGGACGTCGGTACCAATCACCTGTTAGGAGAAGGTCTCCATACCCAGGTCGTCGTGTGTCCCCATCTCCAGATAGATCTCCATTGCCAAGGAGGCATAGGTCTCCATCTCCTAGGAGGCGTAGGTCTCCGTCTCCTGTGCGTCGTAGATCGCCGTATGCAGTACAAAGACGGTCACCTGTTCGAGTTCGTAGAAGGTCGCCTACTCAATCGCCAAGCAGGTCAGTCTCACCTGCTAACCGCAGCTCTGCATCACCTGCTAGAGACAGTTCTGCTTCGCCAATTAAGATGAAATCACCTGGAGAAAGAGCTAG ATTGAATGATCGTGATCGTGCTGAGCCTTTACTGGTGACCCGTAGACAATCAATGGCAATGTCTCCCCAAAGAGACCATTCCGATATTAGTCGTTCACGCCGGAAAGTACCATCAGTATCACCCTCACCATCACTAGAGAAGTCCCCAACATACATGGAGTCTCCTAAACAAAAGACCAGAAGCTCTGGTGATAATAGAAG GTTAGCTAGTCCTCTCCGTGAAGTGAAGGGTCAAAGAGTTCGTCGCAGCAGTCCACAGAATAAGGATGAGGAGTCTCAACATTCCAG GAAGGGAGAACAGAGTGAGCACAAGTCAACAGAAAGAGGATCTGATTGGCCCTACAGAGGCAAGAAACAGGAGCCTTATGATAAGCCTGCTGGCCGCGTCCGTGATATTACTGACTTAGGACAAAAAGATACTAAGACGACCAG TTTGGAAGTTACGCCTGAAGAAGCCAATGGTGCAAAAAGGTCACCACGTAAAGATTCTGTATCAAGGGCAAAGGATGTTACATCACACCCTGATAATGCTACGAAGTCGGACGAAAAGATAGGTTCCCTTTCGAAAGATACTGGGGATACCAGCAGGCCAGATGCCTTGGTGAATCCACGCAAAAAACGGAGAAGCCCTAGTGTCTCTTCTGATTCTGAATCCGAATTAAGTGAAAATCACAAACTGGAAGTTACTGGTAAGCGGAAGCATAAAAGGTCAAGTAAACGGGAAGCGGTCTCAGATGATACTAGTTCAGAGTCTGAGGTTGAGGATAGGAAGGAAGCTAAGAGGagaaagaaggaagaaaagaagtcACGCAAAGAGGAGCGCCGTCGCCGTCGTGATGAGCGGCGTCGGAGAAGGGAAGAAAAGCGTGCTAGCAGACGGAAACAGAAGTCAAAGGATGCTGATGCTTTGTCTCCTGACTTGAAGAAACATGAGAAGGTTGACAAAGCTTCAAATGGTGAACGTATGCCAGCTAAGTATTCAAGTGAGGAAGAGACTGAATCACAAAAGAAGAAACTTGAGATTGAGCTTCGCGAAAAGGCCCTTGAATCTCTTAGAGCAAAGAAGGGCATCCGCCATTAA